One Mycolicibacterium goodii genomic region harbors:
- a CDS encoding DUF3558 domain-containing protein, with protein sequence MAARVRLLSALSALVAAVILVWQTDPVAGTGSTTLRLEATDLPMTNVSTTIKWPVIETTDPKPFDPCNDIPIDVIERIGLAWTPPMPEDGLRCHYDAGNYQMAVEAFVWRTYEETIPPDALELDIDGHRAAQYWVMKPTDWNDRWWTTCMIAFDTSYGVIQQSLFYSPIHSPDRPDCLQINLQRAHELAPYYKF encoded by the coding sequence ATGGCCGCCAGGGTGCGCCTGCTGTCGGCTTTGTCTGCGCTGGTCGCGGCGGTGATCCTGGTGTGGCAGACCGATCCGGTCGCCGGAACGGGTTCGACGACGCTGCGGCTGGAAGCCACCGACCTGCCGATGACAAACGTGTCCACCACGATCAAGTGGCCGGTGATCGAGACCACCGATCCCAAGCCGTTCGATCCGTGCAACGACATCCCGATCGACGTGATCGAGCGCATCGGTCTGGCGTGGACGCCGCCGATGCCCGAGGACGGGTTGCGATGCCACTACGACGCCGGCAACTACCAGATGGCGGTCGAGGCGTTCGTGTGGCGCACGTACGAGGAGACCATCCCGCCCGACGCGCTCGAGCTCGACATCGACGGCCACCGCGCTGCGCAGTACTGGGTCATGAAGCCGACCGACTGGAACGACCGGTGGTGGACCACGTGCATGATCGCGTTCGACACCAGCTACGGCGTCATCCAGCAGTCGCTGTTCTACTCGCCGATCCATTCCCCGGACCGGCCGGACTGCCTGCAGATCAACCTGCAGCGCGCCCACGAGCTCGCGCCGTACTACAAGTTCTGA